Proteins co-encoded in one Rhopalosiphum maidis isolate BTI-1 chromosome 2, ASM367621v3, whole genome shotgun sequence genomic window:
- the LOC113554517 gene encoding hrp65 protein-like produces the protein MAQIKDEKISDTSLNGPNAHHGPSPNHKPKEEFHGGGRGGRGNRFQPYGGPNRDRKGGPPRDNNMPRGDFRNDSNHGDNHQGDNDIMNRGNRNHSESGRGGRRGGGVGGGVFRGGPPNRGDDRLTRADALWNERLMQIMGPTHELPQTDTTERKFLSQCRLYIGNLVDCTEEELIEMFKPYGEVSENFLNKEKMFAFIRLDYRANAEKAKRELDGQMRKGRMLKIRFAPIAAAIKVKNLTPFVSNELLEYAFSIFGDIERCQVMVDERGNSTGEGIIEFSRKNAASNALKRCSDGCFFLTSSLRPCVVETYEFVDSSDGLPDKLLPKKTMDFQKQRDTGPRFANPNSFEHEFGTRWKQLAELYKQKEEALKREMKLEEEKLEAQMEYARYEHETEMLREQLRQREMDRERQKMEWEMKERQAEDQRLREEDIFRRQSEDLSMRMHHQDEEMRRRQQDNSSFMQDHRGPGKPPFDGPPIPVEVQGGMGGESQVANQESTPFVETFVRDNQGVLPPPGLFDAGPRGDRGGRWGQDRRNGQDRRRF, from the exons ATGGCACAAATCAAAGACGAGAAGATCAGTGACACTTCGTTAAATGGGCCAAACGCACATCATGGCCCCAGTCCCAACCACAAGCCGAAAGAAGAATTCCACGGTGGTGGCCGTGGTGGAAGAGGCAATCGCTTTCAACCGTACGGTGGACCGAATAGAGACCGCAAAGGTGGTCCGCCGAGAGACAACAATatg ccAAGAGGAGATTTTCGCAATGATAGTAATCATGGTGATAACCATCAAGGagataatgatataatgaaTAGAGGCAATCGCAATCATTCTGAAAGTGGAAGAGGCGGTAGACGTGGTGGAGGTGTAGGCGGAGGTGTTTTCAGAGGTGGTCCACCTAATCGAGGAGATGATCGTTTAACCAGAGCTGat gCTCTATGGAATGAACGTTTAATGCAAATTATGGGGCCAACTCATGAGCTTCCACAAACTGATACCACTGAGAGAAAATTCCTTAGTCAGTGTCGTCTTTATATTGGAAACTTAGTTGATTGCACTGAAGAAGAATTGATAGAAATGTTTAAACCTTATGGAGAAGtttctgaaaattttttaaacaaggaAAAAATGTTTGCTTTTATCAGATTG GATTATCGTGCTAATGCTGAAAAAGCCAAAAGAGAATTAGATGGTCAAATGCGTAAAGGacgtatgttaaaaattagatttgcCCCCATTGCTGCTGCTATCAAAGTAAAAAATCTTACTCCGTTTGTTTCCAATGAACTTCTAGAATATGCTTTTTCAATATTTGGTGAT attgaaCGTTGCCAAGTGATGGTAGATGAAAGAGGTAATTCAACTGGTGAAGgcattattgaattttcaCGTAAAAATGCTGCGAGTAATGCTTTGAAACGTTGTTCAgatggttgtttttttttgaccAG ttctctTCGTCCTTGTGTAGTTGAAACTTATGAGTTTGTAGATAGTTCAGATGGTCTCCCAGATAAATTATTGCCCAAAAAAACAATGGATTTCCAGAAACAAAGAGATACTGGTCCAAGATTTGCTAATCCTAATTCTTTTGAACATGAATTTGGTACTCGTTGGAAACAATTAGCTGaattgtataaacaaaagGAAGAAGCACTAAAACGTGAGATGAAATTGGAAGAAGAAAAATTAGAGGCTCAAATGGAATATGCTCGTTATGAACATGAGACTGAAATGCTCAGAGaac aaTTGCGTCAACGAGAAATGGATAGAGAACGTCAAAAAATGGAATGGGAAATGAAAGAACGTCAAGCAGAGGATCAAAGACTTAGGGAAGAAGATATTTTCAGGAGACAGAGTGAAGATTTAAGCATGAGAATGCATCATCAAGATGAAGAGATGAGGAGACGTCAACAAGATAATTCATCATTCATGCAG gaccACAGAGGACCGGGTAAACCTCCGTTTGATGGACCCCCTATTCCAGTAGAAG ttcaaGGAGGAATG GGTGGGGAAAGCCAAGTGGCAAATCAG GAATCGACGCCGTTCGTGGAAACTTTTGTACGTGACAATCAAGGAGTATTGCCGCCACCAGGCCTTTTCGACGCTGGCCCTAGAGGAGACAGGGGCGGAAGGTGGGGTCAAGACAGACGAAACGGCCAGGATCGTAGAAGATTTTAA